A window of Fischerella sp. PCC 9605 contains these coding sequences:
- a CDS encoding DUF6875 domain-containing protein, translating to KFIDGVQKKLKPSFVELGLMLGEFHKRTESSGLHNPNFRPLRSPIPLLAIRFMVESDLPFLIDTENPHLCIQFLEAYLKYFEHHIKDETRLKKVYQELALAREKITKKSVTLV from the coding sequence CAAATTTATCGATGGTGTCCAAAAAAAACTTAAGCCTTCTTTTGTAGAATTAGGACTGATGCTAGGAGAGTTTCATAAGCGTACTGAAAGTTCTGGATTGCACAACCCTAATTTCCGTCCTCTTCGCAGTCCTATTCCACTACTGGCTATCCGCTTTATGGTCGAAAGTGATTTACCTTTTCTTATAGACACAGAAAATCCACACTTGTGTATTCAATTTCTTGAAGCTTATTTAAAGTATTTTGAGCATCATATTAAAGATGAAACAAGATTAAAAAAAGTGTATCAAGAACTCGCATTGGCACGAGAAAAAATTACTAAAAAAAGTGTTACTTTAGTCTAG